The genomic DNA GCCTCATCAAGCCTTTCATGAGCAGTCTTAATTGAAAGCTCGATATCCTTTGGTAAATCTGTACTCTTCAGGCTCATCATGTATGCTGCCAATGCCCCTGACTCCGGCTCAAGGAGGTCAATCTTAGGCATTATAGAGCCTGGTACAACCGATGATGGGTCATTAAAATGACTTAGATGCCATTTAACATCATGAGAGATTACATTTCCTTCGTTTGTCAGATCAGGGCCAAGTTCTCCACCAGCGCCATCTATCTTGTGACAATTGGCACAACCTTTTCTTTCATATACCTCTTTTCCGATTGATATCAGCTCATCCAAATTCAAGGTTTTTGTATATGCTGTATCACTGAATATGATAAACAGAGAAATGAAGACAAATAGAAAGCGGAGAATACCTGTA from Nitrospirota bacterium includes the following:
- a CDS encoding cbb3-type cytochrome c oxidase subunit II, with the translated sequence MDACKFTGILRFLFVFISLFIIFSDTAYTKTLNLDELISIGKEVYERKGCANCHKIDGAGGELGPDLTNEGNVISHDVKWHLSHFNDPSSVVPGSIMPKIDLLEPESGALAAYMMSLKSTDLPKDIELSIKTAHERLDEA